From Petrotoga sp. 9PW.55.5.1, the proteins below share one genomic window:
- a CDS encoding zinc ribbon domain-containing protein yields the protein MKEIYCKDCREKLPEDDKVCPNCGGKKRNIVVILEDKIELHDQIKGKIKENGFRRPVKEFKVGDDLYRKSGKWSHIKRHINRKDDYYKEIVKDKTTGEIIHKCEEPLSKHRGHGSAKYKRKSKDEQPHPQLLENK from the coding sequence ATGAAAGAGATATACTGTAAAGATTGTAGAGAAAAATTACCCGAAGATGATAAAGTTTGCCCAAACTGTGGCGGTAAGAAAAGGAATATAGTAGTAATTCTCGAAGACAAAATAGAATTGCACGATCAAATTAAAGGAAAAATAAAAGAAAATGGATTTAGGAGGCCTGTCAAAGAATTTAAAGTTGGAGATGACTTATATAGAAAATCTGGGAAATGGTCTCATATAAAAAGGCATATAAACCGAAAGGATGACTATTATAAGGAAATTGTAAAGGATAAAACTACTGGGGAAATAATACATAAATGCGAGGAGCCGCTTTCAAAACATAGAGGACATGGTAGTGCGAAGTATAAAAGGAAATCTAAAGATGAGCAGCCTCACCCCCAGTTATTGGAGAATAAATAA
- a CDS encoding potassium channel family protein — MTNKCICIDIFDNLSLEEINNNNNNKDYCFLITKSDIKKNCNKKKEEFKGIIQKNIEKAIELINKNKIKQIIFNNIEINKKIVFEDLEFLEFQNCSIKSVDIKHADKVIFNLKEVSDLKIFFEEDKQYIIKNVNFESIKFQNLDILNVNNSKKEFMKVYSNLIDIKLEGFEMINNISFHKCLIDDFFISENTIKEIFFDDTYILELKMIETNISELKMTKTEVGKLLIKLSSIKKSFILEASYLNKIDISSSTYFEGNNFRINNCKINYAKFESVYFSSNTMQLYYNRNIEENIDNIIFKNCIFNSYKTTFSNGKYNLISFYESIFDTYFYFNPELVQNIDFDKSYNNKVFKFNYNFDDLDIIDFTNFLNMGKFVIAKKYDILKRMSLDILFNKIINYGNQTKLLDIYDCFYKNFYNKNKETGSNINKFSNDKKDEYLIINISLTNEIFNENKMYDIEDYFNSKYKKIKYKKSYIGKIDLFIDNIFNKSFEIFKKNIFIKKLFRSLENFIFNISNYGESYSKIIGRMIGFVLFFSIIVFISANIIPNSLEYSYDTKELTNINNHISFGDSLYFTIITFFTLGYGDFIPVGNWMRVLAGIISFVGVFLSAYLIAIFARKMMRK; from the coding sequence ATGACTAATAAGTGTATTTGTATAGATATATTTGATAATTTGAGTTTAGAAGAAATAAATAATAATAATAATAATAAAGATTATTGTTTTTTAATAACTAAATCGGATATTAAAAAAAATTGTAATAAAAAGAAGGAAGAATTTAAAGGAATAATACAGAAGAATATTGAAAAAGCAATTGAACTAATTAATAAAAATAAAATAAAACAAATTATTTTTAATAACATAGAAATTAATAAAAAAATAGTATTCGAAGATTTAGAGTTTTTAGAGTTTCAAAATTGCTCAATTAAATCGGTTGATATAAAACATGCTGATAAAGTAATTTTTAATTTGAAAGAAGTTAGCGATTTAAAAATTTTTTTTGAAGAAGATAAACAATATATTATAAAAAATGTAAATTTTGAAAGTATTAAATTTCAGAATTTAGATATTTTAAATGTAAACAATTCTAAGAAAGAGTTTATGAAAGTATATTCTAATTTAATAGATATAAAATTAGAAGGATTTGAGATGATAAATAATATTTCTTTTCATAAATGTTTGATTGATGATTTCTTTATTTCTGAAAATACTATTAAAGAGATATTTTTTGATGATACCTATATATTAGAATTAAAAATGATCGAAACAAATATATCAGAATTAAAAATGACCAAAACAGAAGTAGGTAAACTTTTGATCAAGCTTTCATCAATAAAAAAATCTTTTATATTAGAAGCATCTTATTTAAATAAAATTGATATATCCTCCTCAACATATTTTGAAGGTAATAATTTTAGAATTAATAATTGTAAAATAAATTATGCCAAATTTGAAAGTGTTTATTTTTCATCTAATACTATGCAATTATATTATAATAGAAATATAGAAGAAAATATAGATAATATTATATTTAAAAATTGCATTTTTAACTCATATAAAACTACATTTTCAAATGGGAAATATAATTTAATTTCTTTTTATGAATCGATTTTTGATACATATTTTTATTTTAATCCAGAATTAGTACAAAATATTGATTTTGATAAAAGTTATAATAATAAAGTTTTTAAATTTAATTATAATTTTGATGATTTAGATATAATTGATTTCACTAATTTCCTTAACATGGGAAAGTTTGTAATAGCTAAAAAATATGATATTTTAAAAAGAATGAGTTTAGATATTTTGTTTAATAAAATAATTAATTATGGTAATCAGACTAAACTTCTTGACATATATGATTGTTTTTATAAAAACTTTTATAATAAAAATAAAGAAACTGGATCTAATATTAACAAATTTTCAAATGATAAAAAAGATGAATATTTAATAATTAATATTTCTTTAACAAATGAAATATTTAATGAAAATAAAATGTATGATATAGAAGATTATTTCAATAGTAAATATAAAAAGATAAAATATAAAAAGAGTTATATTGGAAAAATAGATTTATTTATTGATAATATATTTAATAAATCTTTTGAAATCTTCAAAAAAAACATATTTATAAAAAAACTTTTTAGGAGTTTAGAAAACTTTATATTTAACATAAGTAATTACGGGGAGAGTTATTCTAAAATAATCGGAAGAATGATAGGTTTTGTATTATTTTTTTCTATAATAGTATTTATTTCAGCAAATATTATTCCCAATAGTTTGGAATATTCATATGATACAAAAGAACTTACAAATATTAATAATCACATATCTTTCGGAGATAGTTTATATTTTACAATAATTACTTTTTTTACTTTAGGGTATGGTGATTTTATTCCAGTAGGTAATTGGATGAGAGTTTTAGCAGGAATTATATCTTTTGTCGGTGTTTTCTTATCTGCATATTTAATAGCGATTTTTGCGAGAAAAATGATGAGAAAATAA